The DNA segment CGACTTGGCCTACGAGCCGAAGCAGAGGACACTCGCCGAGTCTTTCGAGCACGACGACGCTTTTTTGCTTTTACTTTAGATGCTGCAGAGCGGGGCACCCTCTTTAAAGCTGGAGTACTACCTACCGGCAAGCTGTTGATCTGGCCAAGTATAACTTGCAGATTGGCTTCGTATGCCTTCGGTCCAAAACATGCCTCGATTTGAATTCGATTGTTGTTGCCAATGGACTCTATCTCCCCTGGTTGTTCGAGGATCGCTGAGGTTTTCGCGCTGAGTTCATAATAATTTCCTGTGCTGGCGAGATACGACTGATTGCCCGTTAAACTTAATATTTCTTCCAGTCCACCAGATGCATAAGCGACGACGGGCTTACCGAGGATCATCGCTTCCATTGCCGTAAGTCCAAAGCCTTCATCCTTCAGGCTGGGAATAATTACGACATCCATTGCACTGAAAGCCGATTCGACGTTAGCAACATAATCAATAAATATGAATCTCTCAGCATAAGCGGATTCGCTGACCCTTCGTCTAAGTTTGCCGTAGAAAGAATCATTGTTTTTTGCGCCGATGACTACAAACCGGCTCTCCTCATGCTTTTCTGCTATTTCCAGGGCTGCTTCAATAAAATGATCAGATCCCTTCTCGGCGGTCAAATAAGATGATATATAGCCGATCAACTTCTCCGTAGATGCCACCTTCCACGCGAGCCTTTGCTGCTCCCGCAGCTGCGGCCACAAGTCAGGATTGAATTCCTTCCAGACCCACGAGGGATAGAGAAGGCTAAGCTTCTCCGCAATGCTCTCTCGTATAGGAGCAGCCGCAGATTCAGAGATGCAAATGATCCAGTCGCTGTACTGATCGATAATCTTAACGGAATCCCCAGCATACTCATTATTGGAAATGACCTCGGTTATATGCCAAATTACAGGTATGGAAAGAGCCTTTGCCGCCATGGCCGGGATAACATGGACACTAGTATTTACTAGTACATAATCCGGGCTTTCATGGGACAGAAGTCGAGACGTTTCAACAAATGAAACATCCCTCGATAGCCCCTCCGCTTGCTCTGCAAGTCCCTCATGTGGTTGACACATCCCGTACAGGAGCGGAATATGATGCACGATCGTTCTAATGCCGCTTTGAGCTGCCAAGCCTGACAACGCGCCTTCCTTAGGAACGACAATGACACATTGATAATATGCCGATAATTTCAAAGCGAGAAAAAGCAGCAGCTTCTCTGCCCCTGTAATGTTTTTTTTGTTACAAATGTGCGAGAACAATAACAGCTTCTTTGTGCTAGGCATAACGATCTCTCCTCATAAGAAGCATAGGAGATCCTCACCTCCTCGTCCTGTAATGAATGGCAGACTAGCCAAAAATCCGGCTAAACATTTCATGGATGCGATGGGAATAGGTGTGCTCGCGATAAGTTCTCTCCAAAGCGCGAAGAGCGATTTCACGACGCTCAGTCTCATGCGTCAGATAATAATTCACTTTCTCATACAGCTCGCTTGGACTGCTGAAGGTTTCTATCTCCTGACCAGGGACATAAAAATTGCTCAAATCATCCCGAATATCAGCAAGCTGCAGTGTGGCGCAAGCGGATATTTCGAAGGTACGTGGATTGGGCGATGCAGCTGTAAGACCGACCGTATTATTGTTCACTGACTCATCATGCGGAGAACGATGCAAATTCAGTACAATCTTCGAACCACTGTACACTTCTGCTGTCTCGCCAGGCCCCATCCATTTCCCAATCTCTATTCGATCGGGATAAGATGCATATTCAGGCAGTCGATCCCACCAAATTCCATTAATGTTCAATCCTTTATCCATAAGCCCTCCGAGAATCGGCTGCAGGAATTGAATTCGATTCCAGTAAGCGGAGCCTATGAAGCTGATTCCCCGTCGAACGGCTGAGCGTGTTAGCGTCGGACGGTAATGCTCAACAAATGCTGCAAAAGGCAAATAATAAACATTTGCACAGCCTGCAGAGCGATAGAAATCCAAACAATTGCGCTCCAGGGTAAATACATAATCGTAATGTGGAGCGATTCTAGCGGTCATATCAGTGTAGTAGGGATCATCCGTTAACCAAATCGCGGTTCGAATTCCATTCGCTCTTATGGCATCGATTTGCTCAACGGGCAATTCCATTCCATCCAGTGCAAGCACCAAATCTGGCTTCGTGCTTATCGCGAGCTCCGATACCGCTTGGTTCGGGACAACTACGCTCACCTCCGTTGCCAGCGTATGAAGTGTAGCTATGATTGCTTCATCAATTGGAGAATAAGGATAGCCTTTACCTGAGGACACATAGAGCACGTTCAAGGATCTTTTTGGAAAAATAAGGCGCGCTGCCTCCACAATCGCTTTCGCCCTTCCGCGCAAGTATCCCTCGTCAAAGCCATCCTTTAACCCCGCTTCCTTTCCTCTCCGGCTCGAATCATGTACTTCACCCTCTCTTAGAGGCATTGACTGTAACTGCGAATGAACGAACATATTCTCACTCCTTCTTCTAACGTCGTAATCGCTTATTCAAACCGCTTTTAAGTTTGTCACTTCAGCGAGCAAGCGGCCAATGCGTTCATGGAACGTATGCCTTTGCCTTGTCGTCCATAATGACCGCCAAGCGATTTGAAGACGTTCTTGATCATGGGTCAGGTAATAATCAATTTTGTCACGAAGCTCAGCGGTATCAACAAATGTTTCAATGTCATAACCCGGTTTATAATGGAGCGTTAAGTCGTTGCGGATATCCGTAATTTGCAAGGTTCCGCATCCACTGATTTCGTAGGTTCGCGGATTGATCGAACTCCCCGGAATATTCAAACCATTTCGGTTGTCCGACCCGGCGGCCGTAGGACGATGCATATTAACGATGATTTTCGCACCGTTATAATAAGACACCGTTTCTTCCGGCATAATCCAATCGGTTCGGATGAAACGGGAAAGCTGTCCATAGTTCGCTAAACGATCCCAATGCTGGCCTGCGATAATTACTTTCTTATCCTGCAGATACGATGCCAGTTGATCGAACAGCTCGACCCGATTCCAAAAAGCATTGCCAATAAAACAAATATCGTAGCGGTATTCCGGTGACGAACGCATCGGGCGGAACATTTGGGGATTTGCAGCCAGCGGAAGGTAGTGAACATGCTGGCAGCCAACTTGTCGATAAAGCTCAACGCATTCCATTTCATGTGTAAATACAACATCATAACTTTGAGCCAATCTTACCGTATCGTCCGTAAAATAAGGATCATCGACAAACCATACTGCTGTATGAATTCCCATAGCACGAATGGATCGAACCTGTTCTTCATGATCGGGAGGAAAGACATGAAGTCCATTCATCACCAGCACCAAATCGGGTCGTGTTGAAGCAGCCATATCCAACGCCGATTCAGGAGCGGCAACAATGCATTCTGCTGTCAAGTCGTTCAAGGCTTCTGTAACCCCGCGATCGATCGCCTCGAAGCCTTGAGGAATATAAAGTACACGATAATGGCTTTTGCTAGGTGTGTTCGGCTTCGCAATTCGCTCCAGGATCGCCTGGCATCCGCCGAACCGATAGCCTTCAAGATATCCATCCTTGAAACCTTCGCCAGCATCTGACTTGTTCAAACTATTCAAGGCATTCATCCTATCTGTAATGAAATTTCCTAGGTCTGTATAAATATATGCGTTGAGGGCATGTGCATCATGGACGACTACCCGGAACCCCATAAATTGGCGAATGCCTTGCACTTCAGTCATTTGAATGCGTAACCTATTACATTAAATACTCCTTAAAAAACAAGCGGGCTCCCCCGGTTACCCGGCAGAAGCCCGCTTGCTTGCATTCAAACTCTATTCTTGTAGGCCAACTTATGGCCATCCTCGAAGCCCTTCGAGAAACCCGAATTGAACCCCGCCTGGTAGGCCTCATCATAGGCTTGCTGATATAATGCAGGATCATGCATATTTGACGCCTGCATAGATACGGCCTGTTCCGGTACCGATGGTAAGACTGGAATAGCCTGCTTAGACAAGCGTGCCTTTCTTCGCCGTAATCTCCTTTTCCTAGCTTGATAGCTTTTTTTTCTGCCGAAGACCCTACGCTTGCGTTTAACGAACGGCTGGCGCTTACCACCTGTTCTTGTTCTGAGTCTTTTGCGTTTGACTAGCTTTCGGCGTTGCCGCCGAGGTTTGGTCGTTAACATTCATAATCCTCCCATTCTCCTCGGGCTGCCTTGTTTGCAGGGTAGCAACTCGTCATAATCCAGGGCTTTGAAGGAGTTCCATAATGTACTTGATGCAGAGTAATACCGCATACCGTTTCGGCTATGGCCTGTTGATATCTACTTAAGGCCTGAATATTCTGTGCCAAATGCCGAGCCGTTCCGGCCGAATGATCCGAAACATCTGCCAGACTATTCAAAATCCGTGCCATTGCCGTTTGGCTCTTGGCGATGGAGTCTATCAATCGCAGCTTGGATGCCTCGACAGATCCATTAACCGACATCATTTCTCCGAACCCTCCAAATCAAAGGAGCCGCTGAACAATCCCCCGAACTCATCATCACCACCAGGAGCGGACTCGTCACCATCAGATACAAATACAGCTTTCAAATTGCTGCAAAATCCGTTCTGAAGCTTCGTTAATCCGTCTATGACCTCAATGAGCTGCTCATGGATATTCAGCGGTTCGGACAGCATTTTCTCATGGCTATCAAAGCTGCCCCCATGGACATGATTCAGCATCCAGTTGCGCACCTTTTCGGCTTCTACCGCTTTTGCCTCCAGGATCATTGAGACGTTCCATTGCACCTTTGCAGCGGCATCCAACATATTCAAAAAAGATTTCTCTATACTCATCGTATCATCCTCACTCGTAACTACTTATTCTTCGTCCTGATCTTTTAATTCCTTAATCACGAGCTCCAAATTTTCGGCCATGGCCTCCTCCAAATCAGCAATCGAATTTAAATAGGCGACAACACTCTTGTTAATACGCCCTGCGCTTTCGACTAACCCGTCCGTGCCATCAAAGGCCGGTTCAGCATCAGGAATAGCATGAATAATCTGCGCGATGCGAACCACAACGTGTCGCTCAGCATCGATGATTCTCGCGATCTGCCCATGGGAATGGGACATATGAATGAGCATATCCGTGATTTTCTGATCCACCCGGATTCCTCCTACTTCTCTCGATTATGCCGGGAACGACTATGTAGTTCATAACCGGTCCCGGGTTCACCTGATCCAGCATATGCTAAGGCCAAGTTCATCGTTACTCCGAACAGTTAATATTATAAATCTTCCGATCTCAAATAAGGGGGCGGCAATATTGGGGGACCTTCCCCGTATCTCTCCAATAACTCGGGATCCGCTGGATCAACTTGGACAGGCAGTCCCCAAATCTCGCAAGTATAGGCGGAGACAATCTCGCGTAATCGTTCCCGGTCAAGTTGATACCGCTTGCCGTCTCCGGTTTGAATGACTACGCCTTCCCGCAAGCCAGCTCTGATGTCAGCTAGTTTATGCGGAGCCGGACCTACTCCAGTAGGGATTTTCATTAAATCAATCACCGACAGCCTGACCGGGCGGCCGGGCAAAAATCTCTCATCAATTGAATCCGATATCGGATACTTCACCCCATGCTCCAACCAAAAACGCTTGCCGAAACATCCTTCAACCCAGACATGCGTCGGGTAAAAGTCTACTGAGCTTAGGGAGGGGACCTCTTCCTTAATTTCCTTTATACGCTTAAGATGTTCCCGGGAATTCCCCCATTTTTGTTTAAAAAAATGCTCATTCTTGGCGTTAACTGCGGCAAAGCCTTCCGCACCAAGCTTCTTCATTGTCACGCTCCCGATATGATGGACGAAGGTATCCCCCGCAATCATCAAACGCTTGCCTTGCAGCTGTAGGCGAAGCATCCAGTCATCATCCTCGAAATTACCGATCTGGTATCCCTCATCGAAATAACCAACATCTTCGAAGGTCTCCCGCCGTAACAATAGGCAAAAGCCGACAAGCCGGTCAGTATAATGCCATCTGGATCTATCGATCTTATTGTAATTTGCAGCGAATATCTCCATTTCCTTCAGATCATTATAAACAGCTTCAATTTGCTGATCCCCACTGATATAATTTGTGACCGGACCGACTGCCGCAGCATCCTTATTGTTATTTAGAACCGTTAACAACTGGGTCAGCCAGCGCTCCGTAACGAGAACATCGTTATTTAACAGTACGATGGTGTTTCCCTTGGCCATCATTAATCCCGTATTGACAGCACTGGCAAATCCCAGATTCTCAAGATGGACACCAACGCGAATCGAACCCTTCTTCGACCAGAGCGCTTCACAGGTTCCATCTATGGAGCCATCATCCACCACAATGATTTCATAAGGCTGCTCAGTGTGCGACTCAATGCTGGTAATGCATTGCAGCACTAAATCTTTTTGATTATATGTCGGAATTATGATGCTAGTGCCTTCAAAGGGGGCAGCAAAAGCACGCAGCCCTTCTATTAAACCCTGGGTATATCCTGCTTGAAGCCCACTCTTGTATTTCTTATCAGATTTCATCTTTGAGCGCCTCAGTGCCTCTTCCCGCTCTCTCTGTACGGCGCGATGCCACGACTCATACCTGACACTTCTCATTTATTCACCTCCAAGCCGGGCAGCAGAGAAGTTTCGCCAGGCTCGAACTGATTAGCCAAATGCCCCAAATCAAACGACACTTTGCCGAGTTCTTCAGCGATAGTCGCGCAAATCACAACAGCGGCCACACCTGCCGCAACGAGGGCAAGTTCAAATTCGAAGGACGTGGCTTCTTTCATTACACGCCTAACATCATGCACTCCGTTAACAGGAGTGATGATGCCATTGACTTTAAAACCATGATTACTCAGCACATTAGCCAAACCACCCGCTTTATTACCGATCAGCAGCAGCTTCCTCCCCCGGAGCATGGGATAGAGAAGGCCTTGCTCGTGCAGCGCATAATTGACCGTCGAGGTAGTCATTTTCAGCTCACGGCAGGATATCCCCAGTTGCTTCAGCACTGGAAATAATAATCCTTGGAACGAGGGATGCCGCGACTCGGGAATGCCAATAATGCTTGCCTTATGCAAGGAATCCGCCAAAGCACTCCGCGCCGCTTCGTCCGGTAAAATGACACCCGCGTAAGGCAAAAAACTTCCCCAGGCTCGCGCCTGCTCTGTGGATATAATCATGTCATGCGCCAATGTGAGCAGTTCTCCGTCACCAAGACGAACGACAGAGAATGGCTGCCGCTGGTCTAAAGCCCGACCAATTTCCGCGTAAACTTCCGTGGGAGTCATAAGAGGGACTAGCAAGGAAGCTGCTTGCTGAATACCGCGGGCGATCACGTCTTCAATGGTCAAATCGGGCAGCACGGTGTATGGGGGGAGCTGCCGGCAAAGCCGGCCCTCCCCGCCCTCGTAATAACCCTGGCGATACCCCTCCTCATACTTAGCATTAACGGCTGCGACGGCGCCATTTTCCGTGGACAGTTGATCCTGCAATTGATCCCCAGTCCCTGCAGTCTCGGTGTTTTGTACATGCTCCGGCAAACGCTGATCGGGTTGCGCAGACGGAGGAGCTTGGTGAAAGCGCCTTTTGACTGTATTTGACTGCTGACGTGACAGCTTTCTATAACGGGCTTGGCTTAAGCCAAGCATCCTTTTTTTTGAATTCCGTTTTCGTCTTGCAGGGCGCTGGCCGCGTCGGTTCCCCATGTATGCTAGCTCCCCCCTTCTCGTTCAATATGCCTGCACTATCTTTAAGGAAGCACTCCTCTCATCCGCGTCCCAGCCTCCAGCAGGGATTCAAATGTCCCGGCATCCCCCCACCATAATTGAAGGATATCGTATTCCAGCTTCCCAGCCCTGGCATATAAATTATTCACATCGGTAATTTCCAGCTCTCCCCTTGCAGACCGGTCAATCTTACCGATACGCTCAAATACCATATCGTCATACATATATATTCCCGTCACCGAGTAATTCGATTGCGGCTTTTCCGGCTTTTCTTCAATATACGAAATCAAATCAGGCTGAGATGGATCAAACACCGCAACCCCATATCTTCTCGGATCGTCAACCGGCTTCAGCAGCACTCTAGCGCTTCCATACGCTTGCTTCATGAAGCTTTGGACGTAAGGCGTCAAATCGTCTAAGAACAAATTGTCTCCCAGCAGAACCACGAATTTCTCCCCTGGAGCAATAAAGCTCTGAGCCAAATTTAGGGCTTCGGCAATGCCGCCCGCGGTCTCCTGTACACGAAAGACCAGATTCACTCCAAAGTTCTCCCCGCTGCCTAAGTAATTCGTATAAAGTTCTGCGGACTGCTTGCTGATGATGAGGAGAATGTCCGTAATTCCCGCTTGCCGGAACCGTTCAATGCCGTAACTGATCATCGGATAGCTTCCGACCGGGAGAAGATGCTTGTTAACGATTCGAGTCAATGGATGAAGACGAGTCCCAGTCCCTCCCGCCAAAATAACACCTTTCATATGCTCCCCTCCTCCAAAGCTGTTTTTTACATATAAATCCACGGGTCAATTCCCCACTTGTCGATGAACTTCCGGCGATTGCGCTCCAGCAGAGAGTTCCAGCCATCCGGGTGCTTAGCCGCAAAGCTGGCGCTCCCCTCATGATATACCAGTGTATCCCCGCTAATGAGCAGCCGGAATCCTTTCTCGCGTGCCCGATAACAGTAATCATCGTCCTCATAATGTCCCGGAGAAAAGCGTTCGTCGAACCGTCCTACGAAATCCCACAGCTGTCTTCGAAATAAAAAACATAGACCAACAAGACGTTTGACCTCCTGCCACTTCGTTGGGTCGGACTGGTTGTGTCTCTCTGCCATACGCATGAATTCCTCCAGTGTAGTCCATGCCACATCTACCTTCTGGCGTCCACTGGCGTAGTTGGTTACAGGGCCAACTATGCCGACATCACCGGCACTGTACAAGGCTCGCAGCATGTTCGACAGCCAGCGAGGTGTGACGATAACATCGTTATTCAGGAGCAGCAACTGCTCTCCGGTAGCAATTGTCAGTCCACGGTTGCATGCTGCGGGAAACCCTTCGTTAGTCGGCAATGCAATAAATGTAATCCCTGCTTGAATGCAGTACTCCTGTGTTCCGTCCGTAGAGCCGTTATCAACGACGATAATTTCATATGGCACTTCAGTATTGCAGCGAATCGACTCGATACAAGAGGTCAATAAGTGAAGACCATTATGACTCGGGATAATGATGCTGGTGAGCCTGGTATCATTCATCGGCTATTCCTCTTTCTTGCCAGCTTGGACCGCGGCATTCTCGTCATGTTCAGTCTGACTCCTTGCTGCTCCATCACCGCTTGGAAAGCCTCGATGTGATCGCCTAAAATAAGTCTCGCCATCTCATTGCCCTCCCCGATATTCCCGCTACGCATCCGATTCCTCTTCACAACATCCACCGAATTTGGGGCCCGGATGGCCATTCCCTGCACGATGGCCAACGCTTGGGCCTTGGGAGGCACAAGCAACGAACGCACTCCTAACGAGACAATTGCTCTCCGGGATAAAGCATGAGGAACGGCAGTCAGCGAATTGGCTTGTAAATCAGGCCTGCCAAGTACGTAATTCAGAAACATTTTGCTGCGGGTTACAACATCCTGTTTAGAAAATGGCGGAAGATAAGGGGTAATATCGTTCAGCACAACGTCCGCTCCCTTATCGATCTCCAATAAGAAGGGCGCCAGATCTTTCGCTTCAAATAGAATATCGCCATCTACGAATAGTACCGCATCCCCGGTTGTCAGCGATGCTCCTATGCTACGCGCAACATCGTGCCCAAGGCGTTCAGGGTAGCAAACTACAATAATTTTGTCACCCCTGTTAATGGCGTGATAGCTGCGATCCTTGCACCCGTTCAGGATGACTATAATTTCCTTGATCGGCAGGCGGCTTAATTCCGAGATGACGGCCGCTACTGTCTTCTCCTCATTGGAAGCTGATACGACCGCAGATACTGTTCCCCGCAGCGGTAACGGGATACCGAGCAAAGGCTGCTTTGCGATCATATTATATCCCCGGCGGTAAGCACGGGAGACGCCCAGTATGCTCCGACAAGTCAACGCTTCATGTACCGTTGCCTTGAACCAATTCAGCAACGTGGATTGCATATGATCATACGAAAGGGAGCATTCTGTCTGACCGGCCGCAGCTGAATATCCCGCCTTATAAGCGCGGCGCTCGTACTCTCCCAGTCCGACCTTGCCTTGCGCTCTGCCCTTACCTGATTTCAGAAAGGGCAACTTGCGATTCATACGGCTGCGTGTTTGAGCTTTCATGGCAGGCCGCTGCAATCTGATCGGCTTCTCCAGCTTACTTTTCGACACGCCCCTCACCTCACCTTGTCACGTTGACGGCCGAGATCGCTATATCCTCCGCGCGAACCGCGTGCAAGAATGAGCCGGTAAACAGCCTCCAAATGATCCCCAACAATCAGACTGGTCAGCGGGTCATCTTGCCTGCCTCTGTATTTGACCGGATTCATTCTTCCTACCTGAACGGAATGAACGGCCCGTACCTTAAAGCCGCGAAGCAAGGCTTCGACCATAGCTAACGGCGGAATTTCAAGCGCTTCATAACCGATGGCGTCAATTACCCGTCGGCTCATGGCGTGAGGTACAGCCGTCAGGGAGGCTCCTTGCAAATCAGAACGACCCAGCAATGCATTCAACGAATGTTTTGCCACAACGACTGGATGGATCTTCCGTCCTCCCGTAGGACCCGAATAATCATTAAGGGCCACGTCCACTCCATCTAATACGGCCTTAACAAAAGGGCGGAGCTCGGCAACCGGAATAATCATATCGGCATCAATAAATAGTAGTATTTGCCCTTTTGCCGCTTCGGCGCCGACCCGGCGACCTACGTCGTGTCCAAGCGGCTCGTCGGCCGTAATGACGTGTGCTCCCCATTTCCGGGCAATAGCGGGTGTACCATCGGTCGATCCGTTAGCCACGACGATCGTTTCGCAACAGGAATCAATCCTTGCAGCTTGGCGTAGTACACCAGGTAAGGTAGCTCTTTCGTTCATCGCCGGAATGATGACGGACACGAGCGGGTTCGGATGATTGAACACGCGCCCAATCGGCCGCTTATCTTTCTTGGTTTGCCGTTTAGCACCGCCTGTAAGTCTGCGCTTTCTCAGCATAATTTCACCTCCAAGCTTCGATACTCGAAGCAAGGTAGAACGAATAGGGCTCTTTGTACGTTTCCCTACAGTGTATGTGGCTCAGCAAACGTTGTAACGGCAAACGTACAGACCTTTTACCGCCAGATCTCTGCTAGAATCACCATTCTAAAAGACAAGCTGCGTGATATATAAATAGCAAAAAGACTATTCTCGATTTAACGGAGTAATCCGCACGAAAATAGCCTTTCAACTCCT comes from the Paenibacillus lentus genome and includes:
- a CDS encoding glycosyltransferase family 2 protein; the protein is MLRKRRLTGGAKRQTKKDKRPIGRVFNHPNPLVSVIIPAMNERATLPGVLRQAARIDSCCETIVVANGSTDGTPAIARKWGAHVITADEPLGHDVGRRVGAEAAKGQILLFIDADMIIPVAELRPFVKAVLDGVDVALNDYSGPTGGRKIHPVVVAKHSLNALLGRSDLQGASLTAVPHAMSRRVIDAIGYEALEIPPLAMVEALLRGFKVRAVHSVQVGRMNPVKYRGRQDDPLTSLIVGDHLEAVYRLILARGSRGGYSDLGRQRDKVR
- a CDS encoding glycosyltransferase family 2 protein; its protein translation is MNDTRLTSIIIPSHNGLHLLTSCIESIRCNTEVPYEIIVVDNGSTDGTQEYCIQAGITFIALPTNEGFPAACNRGLTIATGEQLLLLNNDVIVTPRWLSNMLRALYSAGDVGIVGPVTNYASGRQKVDVAWTTLEEFMRMAERHNQSDPTKWQEVKRLVGLCFLFRRQLWDFVGRFDERFSPGHYEDDDYCYRAREKGFRLLISGDTLVYHEGSASFAAKHPDGWNSLLERNRRKFIDKWGIDPWIYM
- a CDS encoding glycosyltransferase family 2 protein, with translation MRSVRYESWHRAVQREREEALRRSKMKSDKKYKSGLQAGYTQGLIEGLRAFAAPFEGTSIIIPTYNQKDLVLQCITSIESHTEQPYEIIVVDDGSIDGTCEALWSKKGSIRVGVHLENLGFASAVNTGLMMAKGNTIVLLNNDVLVTERWLTQLLTVLNNNKDAAAVGPVTNYISGDQQIEAVYNDLKEMEIFAANYNKIDRSRWHYTDRLVGFCLLLRRETFEDVGYFDEGYQIGNFEDDDWMLRLQLQGKRLMIAGDTFVHHIGSVTMKKLGAEGFAAVNAKNEHFFKQKWGNSREHLKRIKEIKEEVPSLSSVDFYPTHVWVEGCFGKRFWLEHGVKYPISDSIDERFLPGRPVRLSVIDLMKIPTGVGPAPHKLADIRAGLREGVVIQTGDGKRYQLDRERLREIVSAYTCEIWGLPVQVDPADPELLERYGEGPPILPPPYLRSEDL
- a CDS encoding restriction endonuclease subunit S; the protein is MSIEKSFLNMLDAAAKVQWNVSMILEAKAVEAEKVRNWMLNHVHGGSFDSHEKMLSEPLNIHEQLIEVIDGLTKLQNGFCSNLKAVFVSDGDESAPGGDDEFGGLFSGSFDLEGSEK
- a CDS encoding sugar phosphate nucleotidyltransferase; this translates as MKGVILAGGTGTRLHPLTRIVNKHLLPVGSYPMISYGIERFRQAGITDILLIISKQSAELYTNYLGSGENFGVNLVFRVQETAGGIAEALNLAQSFIAPGEKFVVLLGDNLFLDDLTPYVQSFMKQAYGSARVLLKPVDDPRRYGVAVFDPSQPDLISYIEEKPEKPQSNYSVTGIYMYDDMVFERIGKIDRSARGELEITDVNNLYARAGKLEYDILQLWWGDAGTFESLLEAGTRMRGVLP
- a CDS encoding CgeB family protein, which gives rise to MNALNSLNKSDAGEGFKDGYLEGYRFGGCQAILERIAKPNTPSKSHYRVLYIPQGFEAIDRGVTEALNDLTAECIVAAPESALDMAASTRPDLVLVMNGLHVFPPDHEEQVRSIRAMGIHTAVWFVDDPYFTDDTVRLAQSYDVVFTHEMECVELYRQVGCQHVHYLPLAANPQMFRPMRSSPEYRYDICFIGNAFWNRVELFDQLASYLQDKKVIIAGQHWDRLANYGQLSRFIRTDWIMPEETVSYYNGAKIIVNMHRPTAAGSDNRNGLNIPGSSINPRTYEISGCGTLQITDIRNDLTLHYKPGYDIETFVDTAELRDKIDYYLTHDQERLQIAWRSLWTTRQRHTFHERIGRLLAEVTNLKAV
- a CDS encoding glycosyltransferase; amino-acid sequence: MSKSKLEKPIRLQRPAMKAQTRSRMNRKLPFLKSGKGRAQGKVGLGEYERRAYKAGYSAAAGQTECSLSYDHMQSTLLNWFKATVHEALTCRSILGVSRAYRRGYNMIAKQPLLGIPLPLRGTVSAVVSASNEEKTVAAVISELSRLPIKEIIVILNGCKDRSYHAINRGDKIIVVCYPERLGHDVARSIGASLTTGDAVLFVDGDILFEAKDLAPFLLEIDKGADVVLNDITPYLPPFSKQDVVTRSKMFLNYVLGRPDLQANSLTAVPHALSRRAIVSLGVRSLLVPPKAQALAIVQGMAIRAPNSVDVVKRNRMRSGNIGEGNEMARLILGDHIEAFQAVMEQQGVRLNMTRMPRSKLARKRNSR
- a CDS encoding glycosyltransferase family 4 protein — protein: MPSTKKLLLFSHICNKKNITGAEKLLLFLALKLSAYYQCVIVVPKEGALSGLAAQSGIRTIVHHIPLLYGMCQPHEGLAEQAEGLSRDVSFVETSRLLSHESPDYVLVNTSVHVIPAMAAKALSIPVIWHITEVISNNEYAGDSVKIIDQYSDWIICISESAAAPIRESIAEKLSLLYPSWVWKEFNPDLWPQLREQQRLAWKVASTEKLIGYISSYLTAEKGSDHFIEAALEIAEKHEESRFVVIGAKNNDSFYGKLRRRVSESAYAERFIFIDYVANVESAFSAMDVVIIPSLKDEGFGLTAMEAMILGKPVVAYASGGLEEILSLTGNQSYLASTGNYYELSAKTSAILEQPGEIESIGNNNRIQIEACFGPKAYEANLQVILGQINSLPVGSTPALKRVPRSAASKVKAKKRRRARKTRRVSSASARRPSRAMRQREAGRNKRNNRGSRKLRRVRRVSQKSARKKKK
- a CDS encoding GT-D fold domain-containing glycosyltransferase, coding for MGNRRGQRPARRKRNSKKRMLGLSQARYRKLSRQQSNTVKRRFHQAPPSAQPDQRLPEHVQNTETAGTGDQLQDQLSTENGAVAAVNAKYEEGYRQGYYEGGEGRLCRQLPPYTVLPDLTIEDVIARGIQQAASLLVPLMTPTEVYAEIGRALDQRQPFSVVRLGDGELLTLAHDMIISTEQARAWGSFLPYAGVILPDEAARSALADSLHKASIIGIPESRHPSFQGLLFPVLKQLGISCRELKMTTSTVNYALHEQGLLYPMLRGRKLLLIGNKAGGLANVLSNHGFKVNGIITPVNGVHDVRRVMKEATSFEFELALVAAGVAAVVICATIAEELGKVSFDLGHLANQFEPGETSLLPGLEVNK
- a CDS encoding nucleoside-diphosphate sugar epimerase, producing MDQKITDMLIHMSHSHGQIARIIDAERHVVVRIAQIIHAIPDAEPAFDGTDGLVESAGRINKSVVAYLNSIADLEEAMAENLELVIKELKDQDEE
- a CDS encoding CgeB family protein, translating into MFVHSQLQSMPLREGEVHDSSRRGKEAGLKDGFDEGYLRGRAKAIVEAARLIFPKRSLNVLYVSSGKGYPYSPIDEAIIATLHTLATEVSVVVPNQAVSELAISTKPDLVLALDGMELPVEQIDAIRANGIRTAIWLTDDPYYTDMTARIAPHYDYVFTLERNCLDFYRSAGCANVYYLPFAAFVEHYRPTLTRSAVRRGISFIGSAYWNRIQFLQPILGGLMDKGLNINGIWWDRLPEYASYPDRIEIGKWMGPGETAEVYSGSKIVLNLHRSPHDESVNNNTVGLTAASPNPRTFEISACATLQLADIRDDLSNFYVPGQEIETFSSPSELYEKVNYYLTHETERREIALRALERTYREHTYSHRIHEMFSRIFG